Proteins from a genomic interval of Hydrogenophaga sp. PAMC20947:
- a CDS encoding 3-hydroxybutyrate dehydrogenase yields the protein MSHPHTRLLRKTALVTGSTSGIGLGIATALAAAGHDLVLNGFGEAAAIEQLRGELAQLHGVKVRYSGADLSDPAATQAMMDEAIGACGAIDILVNNAGIQYVAPVDEFPVEKWDAIIAINLSAAFHTTRLALPGMKERGWGRVLNIASAHALVASPFKSAYVAAKHGIAGFTKTVALEVATQGITANALCPGYVWTPLVEKQVPDTAKARGLTERQVIDDVLLHAQPTKQFVTIEQVAAYAAFLCSDAAASITGAVMPIDGGWTAQ from the coding sequence ATGTCCCATCCACACACACGCCTGCTCAGGAAAACCGCGCTCGTCACCGGCTCCACCAGTGGTATTGGACTGGGCATTGCGACAGCACTGGCTGCTGCAGGTCATGACTTGGTGCTCAATGGTTTTGGTGAGGCTGCGGCCATCGAGCAACTGCGCGGCGAGCTGGCGCAGCTGCACGGGGTGAAGGTGCGTTACAGCGGTGCCGACCTGTCAGACCCGGCGGCCACTCAGGCCATGATGGATGAAGCCATTGGTGCTTGCGGCGCGATCGACATACTGGTGAACAACGCGGGCATACAGTATGTGGCACCTGTCGATGAATTCCCTGTGGAGAAGTGGGATGCCATCATCGCGATCAACCTTTCGGCGGCTTTCCACACCACGCGCCTGGCCCTGCCCGGTATGAAGGAACGGGGTTGGGGCCGGGTGCTCAACATCGCCTCGGCACACGCGTTGGTCGCGTCCCCATTCAAGTCTGCCTACGTGGCGGCCAAACACGGCATCGCCGGGTTCACCAAAACGGTGGCGCTGGAAGTTGCAACGCAGGGCATCACCGCCAATGCGCTGTGCCCGGGTTATGTGTGGACACCGCTGGTGGAAAAGCAGGTTCCCGACACGGCAAAAGCCCGTGGCCTGACCGAGCGGCAGGTGATTGACGATGTATTGCTGCATGCGCAGCCCACCAAGCAGTTCGTCACCATCGAGCAGGTGGCGGCCTATGCGGCCTTCCTGTGCTCCGATGCTGCCGCCAGCATCACTGGCGCGGTGATGCCCATCGACGGTGGTTGGACGGCCCAATGA
- a CDS encoding zf-HC2 domain-containing protein, which produces MLNCREVTRLVSESQERKLSVVEKMSLNLHLMMCDGCKNFSLHVPFLRKAMKAYSERLDEVIDDPGAASTQPE; this is translated from the coding sequence ATGCTGAACTGCCGTGAAGTCACCCGCCTGGTCTCCGAATCACAGGAGCGCAAGCTGTCGGTGGTCGAAAAAATGTCGCTCAACCTGCACCTGATGATGTGTGACGGCTGCAAGAACTTCAGCCTGCATGTCCCCTTTCTGCGCAAGGCCATGAAGGCATATTCCGAGCGCCTGGACGAGGTGATCGATGATCCGGGCGCAGCATCAACTCAACCCGAGTAA